One genomic region from Rosa rugosa chromosome 1, drRosRugo1.1, whole genome shotgun sequence encodes:
- the LOC133714862 gene encoding protein TIFY 3-like isoform X2, with protein MAEKFELGDVKQPKEEAEEIEASTHDLPNRNKPSALNIPARAPAQLTIFYAGSVTVFDAVTAEKVRELLIAAAAAAADKVIDVNNSGNSCPPSPQIQTGSSSLQNSSTAPGSPVVQLYPDQKSSICKLQAEFPIARRHSLQRFLEKRRDRLGSKSPYPTSPATPVDDNAKTNLSNNASSGLGCFKQSAVGQEQIQPSSAA; from the exons atggcTGAAAAATTTGAGCTTGGTGATGTGAAACAGCCCAAAGAAGAAGCTGAGGAAATTGAGGCCTCTACTCATGATCTGCCCA ACAGAAACAAGCCATCTGCACTTAATATCCCTGCTCGTGCTCCTGCTCAGCTTACCATCTTCTACGCAGGGAGTGTTACCGTCTTTGATGCAGTTACTGCAGAAAAG GTCCGTGAACTTCTTATCGCGGCTGCTGCAGCTGCTGCTGATAAGGTCATTGATGTAAATAATAGTGGCAACAGCTGTCCTCCAAGTCCACAGATACAAACTGGGTCGAGTTCTCTTCAAAATTCTTCTACTGCTCCTGGTTCACCAGTTGTCCAGCTCTACCCTGACCAGAAGAGCTCCATTTGCAAATTGCAAGCTG AATTCCCAATTGCAAGAAGACACTCTCTTCAGCGTTTCCTGGAGAAGCGTAGGGACAG ATTGGGCAGCAAGAGTCCATACCCTACTTCTCCAGCAACACCGGTGGATGATAATGCAAAGACAAACCTCAGCAATAATGCTTCTTCCGGTTTGGGTTGTTTCAAACAATCTGCCGTGGGTCAGGAACAAATTCAACCAAGTTCTGCGGCCTAG
- the LOC133714862 gene encoding protein TIFY 3-like isoform X1, with the protein MAEKFELGDVKQPKEEAEEIEASTHDLPNIKSNRNKPSALNIPARAPAQLTIFYAGSVTVFDAVTAEKVRELLIAAAAAAADKVIDVNNSGNSCPPSPQIQTGSSSLQNSSTAPGSPVVQLYPDQKSSICKLQAEFPIARRHSLQRFLEKRRDRLGSKSPYPTSPATPVDDNAKTNLSNNASSGLGCFKQSAVGQEQIQPSSAA; encoded by the exons atggcTGAAAAATTTGAGCTTGGTGATGTGAAACAGCCCAAAGAAGAAGCTGAGGAAATTGAGGCCTCTACTCATGATCTGCCCAACATTAAGAGCAACAG AAACAAGCCATCTGCACTTAATATCCCTGCTCGTGCTCCTGCTCAGCTTACCATCTTCTACGCAGGGAGTGTTACCGTCTTTGATGCAGTTACTGCAGAAAAG GTCCGTGAACTTCTTATCGCGGCTGCTGCAGCTGCTGCTGATAAGGTCATTGATGTAAATAATAGTGGCAACAGCTGTCCTCCAAGTCCACAGATACAAACTGGGTCGAGTTCTCTTCAAAATTCTTCTACTGCTCCTGGTTCACCAGTTGTCCAGCTCTACCCTGACCAGAAGAGCTCCATTTGCAAATTGCAAGCTG AATTCCCAATTGCAAGAAGACACTCTCTTCAGCGTTTCCTGGAGAAGCGTAGGGACAG ATTGGGCAGCAAGAGTCCATACCCTACTTCTCCAGCAACACCGGTGGATGATAATGCAAAGACAAACCTCAGCAATAATGCTTCTTCCGGTTTGGGTTGTTTCAAACAATCTGCCGTGGGTCAGGAACAAATTCAACCAAGTTCTGCGGCCTAG